In the genome of Thiorhodovibrio winogradskyi, the window CAAGTGATTACCAAATATTTATGCTCTTCGCGTATACCAAAACTGAGCAAGAGGATTTAACAAAAGAACAGTTATCAGCGCTTAAAGAACTTGTCGAATCGGAGTTCGGGAAATGAAAGATGAATATTTCAATGAGTTAGTAGCCAGCATTGAGGAAGCTGGGAAGATCCGAAGAGGTGAGGCAACGCCTTCTCGTTCATTCGAGTTTCCAGAACCTGATGTTAAAGCAATCAGAGAGGGTATTGGTTTCTCCCAGTCAAAATTTGCAGCGTTAATCGGCGTAAATGTGCGTACATTGCAAAATTGGGAGCAGGGTCACCGGCATCCAACCGGTCCGGCTAAAGTGCTTTTGCGGCTGGTGCAGTCTGATCCAGCTTCGGTATTCAAGAATTTACATATAAATCACGCATAACAAGGCAAATCCAGCCGACCCGCGCCAATCAAAAGGAAAAAAAGGAAAAGGTTCCAAAGGAAAAGGTTCCAGGCTCGAATTCTTTTTCGGCCAGGGTGTGGAGATGGATAATGCCAACCATCCACTTCAAAACCGCGATGGCCATCACTGGTTTCAGCCGTGCCACCTTGTGGCGACGCATCAAGAATCATCCGGGCACGAGTGAAACCCTGGGTGAGTCAAAGGGCCTCCGCCATACCCGCATCGACCTCGACAGCGCCCTAGCCTGGGCCGGCCTGACGCTGGAAGACGAAGATCGCGCCCTGATCCCCGCCGCCGATGCCGGGGACGCCCCGGCCCAGCGCGAACTGGGCCTGCTGTTCCTGGAGCTTTCGCGACCTGATCGCGCCGCCCACTGGGAATTCCGGTGACAGTATACGGAACTCGTCAATCACGCAGTGGTTGGATGATCAGAGCCCTGCCCAGCAAAGAGATCTTATCGATCGGTAGAAAAAGGGTCCAGGCTCGAATTCTTTTTATGACAACCTGCCCTCTACTCTACCCATTTATCGCGCCATTTATCGCGACCGTGGTCACGCGAAATCTTTGCCACTTCGAACCGACGGGAGTGAGGGTGTTCAACCCCTTCACTGAATCGCACGGCTAAAGCGACGAAAAAAGGGTCCATATATGGCCCCATTTATCTCCATTTATCTCGATGTCAATGTTCAGTATCGAGCAATTTTGGGGGCACCGATCAATGCGCCGCGCCTTGCCGGACCAGTTCGGCCAACCCAATGGCCTCGATATTCTCGGCCAGCGGCAGGCGGCGCTCGCCAGGATAGACCACGATGAGTTGATCGAGCTTGAGCGTATCGATTGCCGCCCGCATTGAGCGGGTCGTGCGTGGGCTTGCGGTGTATTTGATCTCGTAACCAATCCGACGCCCCTCGTGAATGACCAGCAGGTCCAGCTCCGCGCCTGCGTGGGTGGCCCAAAACCAGACATCTTGCGCGTCAAGCTCGAGACCGCGGACAGTCTCCTCCAGTGCGAATCCCTCCCAGGATCCGCCGAGCTTGGGGTGATGCAGTAGCGCATCGTAGTCACTGATGCCGATTATCGTGTGTAGCAGTCCGGAATCGCGCAGGAACAGCTTCGGTGCCTTCACCTGGCGTTTGCCGATGTTCTCATGCCAAGGCTGCAGCAGGCGCACCATGAATGTCGCCTCGAGTATGTCGAGATAGCCGCGTATGGTCGTGTCCGCGGCGCCGAATGACCGACCAAGCTCGGAGAAATTGAGCAGCTGGCCATGATAATGCGCCAGCATCATCCAGAAGCGGCGCAGGGACTGTGGTGGAATGCTGATTCCTAGCGCCGGGAGGTCACGGTCAAGAAAGGTCGCGGCATAGTCCTTGCGCCATTGGCGACTCGCATCCTCGCTCGCGGCAAGGAAGGCGCGCGGGAAGCCGCCTCGCATCCAGAGGCGCTGCATGGATTCGGCGCCCGTCTCGCCCAGTTGGAAGGGTGTCAGCTCGAGGTGGCCGATGCGGCCCGCGAGGGTTTCCGACGACTGCCGGATGAGGTCGCGGGAGGCGCTACCGAGAATCAGGAAGCGCGCTGGATTCGCTGGCCGGTCCACCAGCACCCGTAGGATCGGAAACAGCTCCGGCACACGCTGGATCTCGTCGATGATGACAAGCCCTTTTCGGTCTTGCAGGATCAGCTTTGGCTCCGCCAAGGCCGCAAGATCGGTCGGGTCCTCCAGATCGAACCGCGTGACCTCGGTGCCTGCCAATTGATCGGCGTACATGCGCGCTAATGTGGTCTTACCACACTGACGCGGGCCGAGCAGCGCGACGACCGGCTGGACTTCGAAGCGGGCGGCAATTTTCGCAAGGTATCGTTCGCGTTCCATGCTTGAAGATTCGCAGGTTGACACCGAAATTTCAAGCGTCGTCTTTAAGGCGAGCAGGGACTCATTGAGGTATGAGGCCAGTGAGGTATGGGGCCAGGGTCGGTTTGTTTTTAATAATTCCGGCTCTCACACCCCCGCCAACCCCAACTCCTGCAAATACCCGTTATGCTCCTCCGCCGCCTCGGCCACGCGCTGGTCAATCTCGCGTAGGCGTTGATGCACGGCGGTCAGCATCGGTGATGGCCTGCATTTGGCCTTTAGCCGCAAACCTCCTCCTGGCCAAGAAGGTGAGCGCCTCGACGCGAACCGACTGGAAGCCGAACTGCACGGGCACGACCATAAGCCGGTCTACCTCTGCGGCCCCGATGAGTTCGACGAGACCATGAAAGACAGCCTGCTCGGCCTCGGCCTGCTTGTATCGAGGAAATATTCAGCGCTCATTTGCCTCCTCGCGATTAAAGTGATATCTCTCTAAATTGAGTCGAAACACCCCGAGCGGGGCAGGATTGGGCTTGCGTATGATCGCGTGCAGTTCGCTGAGGAGTGGTTGGTCCCCGGTCTTGGGATGTGGTTCCTCGCTGGTTGCGATACCGCGCTGTTCAGTTTCGAGGCCCAATCGAAAATAGTGGAGAAGATCCAGGATTTCGGCGAGTTTGCCGTCCGGTATTTCTTGAAGTTCTCGTCTTAGCTGTGCACGGATAGGGTTTGACCCATCCATTCGTACTTGTTCTCCGTGGTCGTAAAAAGTGCTGGCTTGGTTCATTTTTTCACGGTTGTGGCTGAGTGTGAATCGCTTACCTTCCAGCGTTTTTTGGCGGGATTGCTGGCATTCATTACTATGTATTTTGAGTTATAGCCCGGCACCGCTGGCAGACAACATGTGACGGGTACAACTCTAGGGGTTTGGGTGTTCGCGATCACCTCACCCACTCCGCCGACCAAACCTTCGTCTAGGCTAACACGATGAATGAACGGAGCCACCCACTAGCCGCCCGGGGTCGGTTTGTTTTCAGCTATCTTGGCGTAAAAGCTCGGGCCTAAAACCCATGAATCGGACACCGGCTTCAGCGTACCGTGCAAGCAGATTATAGGTCGGGATTATTAACCAGTGAAATATTATTGAGTCGCTTGCGTGCTTGCCGCGCGGTGTTGCACTATTGTGCTTTATGGGCTTCGCATCGGTTTATTTCTATCGTTCCAGCACCGGCCAGCGCAGGCAGGTGACCAGCACTTGCGGCAGGGCTCCCATGGTGATCACTGGATGATCCTCGGTGGGTTGATCTCAGCCGAAGCGCCACTGCCGGAGCCACTGGTTGCCGGCATGGCGGTCATGGCGCTCAATCTGTTACTCATTTGAGCATCTCGTATTCCTGGGCAATTCCTTCCAGCTGAACGCCTTCGGATTGGGTTTTCTGCCAAAGAGCCCGCTGGTGGATTTCCCCCAGGATTAGGGCAAATCCACCGCCACTGCCAAGCCCGAGCCTGTCCGTGCGCGCCGCGCCGCGGATTCTTACAGTTGGTGCGATCCCTGCATTCGGCAATGCCGAGAGCCATCGCCGAGCCGGCGCCATGCAGGAGTCCGAAATTCGTGTCATTCAAATCCCAACCCGTCTTCCGCACCAACTGGATGAAAGCCGCGGCTTTTGTCCCGGTCCTGGCGCCGCCGGCGGTTGTGCTCGCCGCCCTACTCGCCGCCCTGGTCACCGCCCCGGCCGCTTTACCGGCCAGCGAATCCTCTGAACAGAGCGACAACTCAACCAACGACCGCCCGCGCACCTTGGTTGAAGTAGCTCCGGTGGAGCGCGCGCGGGTCGAACGCCGCATCGAGGCCACCGGCACCCTGCGCGCGCCCGAGCAGCTGATGCTCAAGTCGCGCGGACGCGGTCGGGTGGCGGAGGTGCGCTTTCGCGAAGGCGAGGCGGTCGCGGCTGGCGATACCCTGCTGCGCCTGGAGCCTGATCGCGCCGAGGCGGCGGTGCAAGAGGCCGCCGCCGCGCTCAGCCAGGCCGAGAACGAACACGCGCGCTTGCAGGAATTGAGCGGACGCGATTTTGTCTCCACCCAGGAATTGGAACAAGCGGCAGCGGCCGCCGCCCAAGCGCGGGCCGCCTTGCGCGTGGCGCGCGAGGATCTGCACGACCGCACCCTCAGCGCCCCCTTTGACGGGGTAATCGGTGAGCGGCTGGTCAGCCCCGGCGAGTTACTGGAGCCCAACACCCCCATCGCGCGTTTGCAGCAGCTCGATCCGCTCGACTTGCAGTTGCAGGTGCCGGGCACCGCGCTCGGGCGAATCGCGCCCGGCGCCAAGGTGCGCGCCACCACACCCGCCTATCCCGACGCGCACTTCGACGGGGAGTTGCGCTTCATCGCCCCGCATGTGGACGACATCAGTCGCACCCTGAGACTCGAGGCGCGGCTTCCCAATCCCGAGCGGCGCCTGAAGCCGGGGCTGTTCATGCGCGCGGTGCTGATCACCGGCACGCAGGAGATTCTGCGAGTCCCCGAGGAGGCGGTGGTCGCGCGCGGGCCGGTCGAGCATCTGTTTGTTGTTCGCTCGGTTTCACCACCAGATCAAGAGAGCGAGGAATCGCGCTCAGCACAGCGCTTCCAAGTCGAACGGCGCACCCTCAGCACTGGCCTGCGCCGTGATGGCTGGGTTGAAATCCGCGACGGCGTCAGCGCGGGTGAGCGTGTCGTGGTTGCCGGGCTGCAAAGCCTGCGCGATGGACGCGCGGTGCGGATCAAGTCCGCCGAGGTCGAGCACGCCAACCCGGCGGAGGGCGAGTCATGAGATTGACCACCTTCGCCGTCACCCGCCCGGTGGCGGCCAGCGTGCTGTCGCTGCTGATTGTGCTCATCGGCACGGCGGCGGTGCTCAATTTGCCGGTGCGTGAGTATCCGAATGTCGATGATCCCACAGTGACCGTCGCCGTGCGCTACCCCGGCGCCTCGGCGGCGGTGGTGGAGCGCGAAGTCGGCAAGCCGATCGAGGAAGCGGTCAGCGGCATTGATGGGGTGCGCCAGATTCGCGTCAGTTCCCGCGATGGGCGCGCGCGCATCGAGGTGGAATTCTCCCTGGATCGCGACCTGGATTTGGCCGCCGTTGATGTACGCGAGCGCGTCGGCGCGGTGCGCGACACCTTGCCCGATCAGGCCGATGCCCCACGCATCACCCAGCGCTCGCTGAACGCCCAGGTGGTGATGTGGCTGGTGCTGACCAGCGAGACGCTCGATCGCCTGCAGCTCTCGGATCTGGCCGAGCGCCATCTGGTCGAGAGTCTCTCGACCGTCCCCGGCGTGGCGCGGGTGCTCTTTGGCGGCGAGCGCCGCTATGCGCTGCGCATTCACCTGGATGTCGCCAAGCTCAGCGCCCATGGGCTGACGGTGCTGGATGTGGAACGCGCCCTGCGCGCGCGCAATCTGGAACTGCCGGCCGGGCGGCTGGTCTCCGAGGGGCGCGAGATGACCCTGCGCACCCTCACCGAACTGAAACGCCCAGAGGCCTTCCGCGAGCTGATCCTGAGCGAGCGCGATGGCGCCTTGATTCGCCTCGGCGAGGTCGCCGAGATCGAATACGGCCCCGAGACCGAGCGCACCGCCGTGCGCCTGGATGGCGAGCCGGGCATTGGGCTGGGGATTGTGCGCCAGTCGGGCGCCAATCTGGTGGCGGTCTCCCATGGCGTGCGCGCCAAGCTGGAGCAGCTTCAGGCACGGCTGCCCGAGGCCGCGGCGCTGGATATTCCCTACGATGCCGCGACCTTCGTCGAGGCCTCCATCCGCCAGATTCTCTACACCCTGGCGCTGACCATCGGCCTGGTCATCGCGGTGGTCTTTGTCGCGCTCGGCTCCTGGCGCGCGACCCTGGTGCCGGCGCTGACCCTGCCGGCCTCGGTGGTCGGCGCCTTCATCCTGCTGTGGGCGCTGGGGTTCTCGATCAATGTGCTGACGCTGCTGGCGCTGATTCTGGCCATCGGGCTGCTGGTCGATGATGCCATCGTGGTCGGGGAGAATGTGTTTCGTTTCTCCGAGCAAGGCAAACCCCGGCTGCTGGCGGCGGATCTGGGCGCGGGCGAGGTGGCCTTCGCGGTCATCGCCACCACCACGGTGCTGCTGGCGGTGATCGCCCCGCTCGGCTTTCTCGGCGGCGATGCCGGGCGGCTGTTTGGCGAGTTCGCCGCTGGATTGGGTGGCGCGCTCGCGCTGTCCTCCGTGGTGGCGCTGACCGCCGGGGTCAGTGTGGCGGCGCGGCTGATCGATGCCGAGCGCATCGCCGACAGTGCGCTGCGCGCGCGCGTCGGCGGGCTGATCGAGCGGCTCGGCGACGGTTATCTGCGCCTCCTCGGCGCGACGCTCAAGACGCGCTGGCTGGTGCTGGCGGTGGCGCTCGGGCTGCTTATCGCCCTGGTCGGACTCTATCGCGAACTGCCGCGCGAGCTGTCCCCGCGCGAGGATCGTGGGGCGATTTTCATCCCGGTCAACGCGCCCGAGGGGACGACCCTGAGCGGGATGCTCGCGCTGCTCGATGAGATCGAAGGATTGACGCAGCCGCTGCTCGGCCCCGACGGACCGGGGCGGCATGTGATTTCCCTGGTCGCCCCGCGCAGCGAGGGTCAGGGGCCGGTCAATTCCGGCATTGTCATTCTCAAGCTCAAGGACTGGGATGAGCGCGCGCTCAGTCAGTTTGAGGTCACCGAGCAACTGCAGCCCAAGCTGGCGAGCGTGGCCGGGGCACAGGCCTTCGCGATCAACCCGCCCAGTCTGGGGGGCGGCAGTTTCGAGCCGCCGGTGCAAATGGCCTTGACCGGGGCAGATCTCGAGGAAGTGCATGCCCTGGCCCAACAGGTGCTGGCCGAGGCGCGGGAGATGCCGCGCATCGCCCAGGCGCGCCTGGATTATCAGCCAAGCAATCCACAGTTGCGCCTTGAGGTCGATCGCGAGCGCGCCGCCGCGCTGGGGGTGTCGCTGGCCGATATCGGGCGCAGCCTGCGAATTCTGATGGGCGGCGAGGACATCACCGACTTCTCCATCGATGCCGAGACCTACGAGGTGATGGTGCGCGCGCGTGAAGCTGATCGCGCCGTGCCCGAGGATCTGGAGCGCATCGAGGTGCGCGCGCAGGATGGCACCCTGGTACGGCTGTCCGGGTTGATCGACACCGAATTGGTCGGGCGCGCCGCCGAGCGCATGCGCATCGACCGACGCGCGGCGGTGACGCTCAAGGCGTCCCTGGCCGGCGGCGCGGCGCTCGGTGATGTGCTCGATGAACTGGAAGCCCGGGCCAAGCCGCTGCTGCCCGCCGATGTCGAGATTCGCTGGCTGTCGGTCAGTCAGGATTATCAGCGCTCGGCCCAGGCCTTCTTGCTGGCCTTCACGCTGGCGCTGGGGATCGTCTACCTGGTGCTGGCCGCGCAGTTCGAGAGCTTCATTCAGCCCGTGGTGTTGCTGGCCGGCGTGCCGCTGGCGCTGCTCGGCGCCTTGATGGCGCTGTGGCTGGGCGGCGGCTCGATCAATCTCTATGCGCAGATCGGTTTCATTCTGGCCATCGGGCTGATGGCGAAGAATGCCATCTTGCTGGTGGAGTTCGTCAATCAGCTGCGCGACCGTGGCGAGGCGCTGGAGCAGGCGCTGACCCAAGCCGCGCGGGTGCGCTTTCGGCCCATCCTGATGACCTCCATCGCCACCCTGTTCGGCGCCCTGCCCTTGGCACTCGCGGTTGGCCCCGGCGCCGAGAGCCGACGCATCATCGGCCTGACCATTGTCGGCGGCATCCTGGCCGCAACGGTGCTGACGCTGTTTTTGGTGCCGGTGCTCTATCGGCTGATCGCACGGCGCACCCGAGCGCGCGCGGGGCTGGCGCGGGAATTGGCAAGGCAGCGGGACGAGGCGGATGCGCCATCGGTCGGTTGAGGGCGATGCTGAACGCCAACACGCCAGACAGATCCCGCGTCACAACCGTGCGGCACCCGCGCGCAGGCCTCGCGCCACGGCTTGCCCGGTGCGCTGATTGGGCTTCATCTCGCTGAGTTGGCGCTGGAGCAGGTCGGCGATGGCGGCAAGCAGCAGCGGGTCACCCTCGATGCGAACGCCGGCGGGATCCTCCGCTAGCGGCCACAACAGCCGCTCGGCCAAGGCCAGGATGTCCTGGCGATCCGGCACGCCGAAACCAAAGCGCACCAGCGGCGGCACGCGCCGGCTAACATCCTGCTGAAAACGCTGAAATTCCGCCATCTGTTGCGCAACCGTGGCCGGCTCCGCCTTGAGCTTGGACTGCGCCAGATAGGCCGCGGCACGCTCAAGCACCCGGACTTGAGCCCGCCCGATGCGGTCGGACGCAGGCGCGTTTGCTGGCACAGTTCGTGGCTGCAATGCAAGCGGGCCGGCGCTGAGAGACGCCGCGACCAGC includes:
- the nadS gene encoding NadS family protein yields the protein MKDEYFNELVASIEEAGKIRRGEATPSRSFEFPEPDVKAIREGIGFSQSKFAALIGVNVRTLQNWEQGHRHPTGPAKVLLRLVQSDPASVFKNLHINHA
- a CDS encoding ATP-binding protein, with the translated sequence MERERYLAKIAARFEVQPVVALLGPRQCGKTTLARMYADQLAGTEVTRFDLEDPTDLAALAEPKLILQDRKGLVIIDEIQRVPELFPILRVLVDRPANPARFLILGSASRDLIRQSSETLAGRIGHLELTPFQLGETGAESMQRLWMRGGFPRAFLAASEDASRQWRKDYAATFLDRDLPALGISIPPQSLRRFWMMLAHYHGQLLNFSELGRSFGAADTTIRGYLDILEATFMVRLLQPWHENIGKRQVKAPKLFLRDSGLLHTIIGISDYDALLHHPKLGGSWEGFALEETVRGLELDAQDVWFWATHAGAELDLLVIHEGRRIGYEIKYTASPRTTRSMRAAIDTLKLDQLIVVYPGERRLPLAENIEAIGLAELVRQGAAH
- a CDS encoding type II toxin-antitoxin system RelE/ParE family toxin; the encoded protein is MKGSGGLRKVRWKLEGRGKRGGVRVIYYWATSDYQIFMLFAYTKTEQEDLTKEQLSALKELVESEFGK
- a CDS encoding efflux RND transporter permease subunit, whose translation is MRLTTFAVTRPVAASVLSLLIVLIGTAAVLNLPVREYPNVDDPTVTVAVRYPGASAAVVEREVGKPIEEAVSGIDGVRQIRVSSRDGRARIEVEFSLDRDLDLAAVDVRERVGAVRDTLPDQADAPRITQRSLNAQVVMWLVLTSETLDRLQLSDLAERHLVESLSTVPGVARVLFGGERRYALRIHLDVAKLSAHGLTVLDVERALRARNLELPAGRLVSEGREMTLRTLTELKRPEAFRELILSERDGALIRLGEVAEIEYGPETERTAVRLDGEPGIGLGIVRQSGANLVAVSHGVRAKLEQLQARLPEAAALDIPYDAATFVEASIRQILYTLALTIGLVIAVVFVALGSWRATLVPALTLPASVVGAFILLWALGFSINVLTLLALILAIGLLVDDAIVVGENVFRFSEQGKPRLLAADLGAGEVAFAVIATTTVLLAVIAPLGFLGGDAGRLFGEFAAGLGGALALSSVVALTAGVSVAARLIDAERIADSALRARVGGLIERLGDGYLRLLGATLKTRWLVLAVALGLLIALVGLYRELPRELSPREDRGAIFIPVNAPEGTTLSGMLALLDEIEGLTQPLLGPDGPGRHVISLVAPRSEGQGPVNSGIVILKLKDWDERALSQFEVTEQLQPKLASVAGAQAFAINPPSLGGGSFEPPVQMALTGADLEEVHALAQQVLAEAREMPRIAQARLDYQPSNPQLRLEVDRERAAALGVSLADIGRSLRILMGGEDITDFSIDAETYEVMVRAREADRAVPEDLERIEVRAQDGTLVRLSGLIDTELVGRAAERMRIDRRAAVTLKASLAGGAALGDVLDELEARAKPLLPADVEIRWLSVSQDYQRSAQAFLLAFTLALGIVYLVLAAQFESFIQPVVLLAGVPLALLGALMALWLGGGSINLYAQIGFILAIGLMAKNAILLVEFVNQLRDRGEALEQALTQAARVRFRPILMTSIATLFGALPLALAVGPGAESRRIIGLTIVGGILAATVLTLFLVPVLYRLIARRTRARAGLARELARQRDEADAPSVG
- a CDS encoding efflux RND transporter periplasmic adaptor subunit, coding for MSFKSQPVFRTNWMKAAAFVPVLAPPAVVLAALLAALVTAPAALPASESSEQSDNSTNDRPRTLVEVAPVERARVERRIEATGTLRAPEQLMLKSRGRGRVAEVRFREGEAVAAGDTLLRLEPDRAEAAVQEAAAALSQAENEHARLQELSGRDFVSTQELEQAAAAAAQARAALRVAREDLHDRTLSAPFDGVIGERLVSPGELLEPNTPIARLQQLDPLDLQLQVPGTALGRIAPGAKVRATTPAYPDAHFDGELRFIAPHVDDISRTLRLEARLPNPERRLKPGLFMRAVLITGTQEILRVPEEAVVARGPVEHLFVVRSVSPPDQESEESRSAQRFQVERRTLSTGLRRDGWVEIRDGVSAGERVVVAGLQSLRDGRAVRIKSAEVEHANPAEGES